Proteins found in one Limnothrix sp. FACHB-406 genomic segment:
- a CDS encoding EAL domain-containing protein — translation MFLISDSELSPRAIDLPEPNPFDSPSPALATASLPAHAPANLPANLSANLPPNLPQSLPTSNHLNAKDHLKTTANTNSNTNINTNSNTSVSLGYELRASLASIHGALRLLTRDQDSVTDPNARRLLRIAMSNTHRLLSLAVAIEGETQQPNVLTTAAIERLRLANELQGAVERGEFVLVYQPVICLGSGRAVGLEALVRWEHPSRGLMQPNSFIEIAESSGFIAELGLWAIREACTQLRHWQRTGMIDSNLWVSVNLSPCQLLEPNLLGQCEAILRETELPPHCLHLELTESVALDLGMDVLAILQGFRQLGIAIYVDDFGTGYSSLARLHEFPIDALKIDRSFILREQWEIVRMIALLAEHLGIQIVAEGIESVHHLHTLQGLGCQMAQGFLISRPLDAAAVIDFIQDLDS, via the coding sequence ATGTTTCTCATTTCTGACTCAGAGTTATCGCCCAGGGCGATCGACTTACCCGAACCAAACCCATTCGATTCCCCTTCCCCCGCTCTTGCAACGGCCTCCTTGCCCGCCCACGCACCCGCTAACCTACCCGCTAATTTGTCTGCAAATTTGCCCCCAAATTTGCCCCAAAGTTTACCCACAAGCAATCACCTCAATGCCAAAGATCATCTGAAAACTACCGCTAACACAAACAGCAATACCAACATCAACACCAACAGCAACACCAGCGTTTCTCTGGGGTACGAATTGCGGGCTTCCCTCGCCTCAATTCACGGGGCCCTGCGACTGCTCACCAGGGATCAAGACTCGGTGACCGACCCCAACGCACGGCGGCTGTTACGAATTGCCATGTCTAACACGCATCGGTTGCTGAGTTTGGCCGTTGCGATCGAGGGCGAAACCCAACAACCCAACGTCCTGACAACCGCCGCGATCGAACGCCTAAGGCTGGCCAACGAACTGCAAGGGGCAGTTGAGCGGGGAGAATTTGTGCTGGTTTACCAACCCGTGATTTGCTTGGGCAGCGGGCGCGCCGTGGGTTTGGAAGCGTTGGTGCGCTGGGAACATCCCTCTCGAGGATTGATGCAGCCCAATAGTTTCATCGAGATCGCCGAAAGTAGCGGTTTCATTGCTGAATTGGGCCTGTGGGCCATTCGGGAAGCCTGCACCCAGCTTCGTCACTGGCAGCGGACGGGGATGATTGACTCAAATCTGTGGGTTAGCGTGAACCTTTCCCCTTGCCAATTGTTGGAACCGAACCTGCTGGGGCAGTGCGAAGCCATCTTGCGCGAAACGGAATTACCCCCCCATTGTTTGCACCTGGAGCTAACGGAATCCGTTGCTTTGGACTTGGGCATGGATGTGCTGGCAATTTTGCAAGGATTCCGGCAACTGGGCATTGCGATCTATGTGGATGACTTCGGCACGGGCTATTCCTCCTTGGCCCGACTCCATGAGTTCCCGATCGATGCGCTGAAGATCGATCGCTCATTCATCCTGCGGGAGCAGTGGGAAATCGTGCGAATGATTGCCCTCCTGGCCGAGCACTTGGGAATTCAAATTGTGGCCGAGGGGATTGAGTCGGTACACCACCTGCACACGCTCCAAGGCTTGGGGTGTCAGATGGCCCAAGGATTTTTAATCTCGCGCCCTTTGGATGCGGCGGCGGTGATTGACTTCATTCAAGATCTAGACTCCTAG
- a CDS encoding response regulator, with amino-acid sequence MSNQVVGLLSLARAIAQVNHNQVSGTLMVRQGQIHWRLEFHQGKLVCTTGSDHRVRRWRRALMGQQIEPAELTTGQPPTSYDPWEYALLSRAVMAGRLDSGKAEQVLAALTLEALTQIATDTAIRVTWEARSNRLLDCAAVGSGLHLPGDRLQQLLKDARDLSQLLPSDRPAQAWIDRGLSLDAGIELDDSRQHTTLSLQPLFNGRRTFWDLALKLNQSPAMTARMLGYFFRQQLLTFQVLPDLEFYPMLSSTGSAAGSATPATKAEPPLVVCIDDSMVVLQRLERIVTQAGYRFCGMRDSVQALTQLIELKPDLILLDVVMPVVNGYEICAQIRRVKALEHTPIVILTGHDGTIDRVRAKLARASEFLSKVSDSGRILATLERHLPSHNSTRPHPPHPDPSLSGRTANGQDQGAGFNLNSSPSAFKSALA; translated from the coding sequence ATGTCAAACCAAGTTGTCGGTCTGCTATCCCTCGCGCGGGCCATCGCCCAGGTGAACCACAATCAGGTGTCTGGAACATTGATGGTTCGGCAGGGCCAAATCCATTGGCGGCTGGAGTTTCATCAGGGTAAGTTGGTTTGCACCACGGGCAGCGACCATCGGGTGCGGCGTTGGCGGCGTGCTCTGATGGGGCAACAGATTGAGCCGGCGGAATTAACGACGGGGCAGCCTCCGACTTCTTACGATCCTTGGGAATATGCGCTGTTGAGTCGGGCAGTGATGGCAGGCCGGCTAGATAGCGGTAAGGCGGAGCAGGTGTTGGCGGCGCTGACCCTGGAGGCGCTGACGCAAATTGCGACCGATACGGCGATTCGGGTGACTTGGGAGGCGCGATCGAACCGGTTGCTAGACTGTGCGGCGGTTGGTTCGGGACTGCATTTGCCGGGCGATCGCCTTCAACAATTACTGAAGGATGCGCGGGACTTGAGCCAACTGTTGCCGAGTGACCGGCCGGCCCAAGCTTGGATCGATCGGGGGCTGTCGTTGGATGCCGGCATTGAGCTGGATGATAGCCGTCAGCACACTACCCTGAGCTTGCAACCGCTGTTTAATGGCCGGCGCACCTTTTGGGATTTGGCCCTGAAGTTAAACCAATCCCCTGCCATGACGGCTCGGATGCTGGGTTACTTTTTTCGGCAACAGTTGCTGACCTTTCAGGTGTTGCCGGATTTGGAGTTTTACCCCATGCTCTCATCCACGGGTTCCGCAGCAGGTTCCGCCACCCCGGCGACTAAAGCCGAACCGCCTTTGGTGGTTTGCATTGATGACAGCATGGTGGTGCTGCAACGGCTGGAACGAATTGTGACCCAGGCGGGCTATCGGTTCTGTGGAATGCGGGATTCGGTGCAGGCGCTGACGCAGTTGATTGAGCTAAAGCCGGATTTGATCCTGCTGGATGTGGTGATGCCGGTGGTGAATGGCTATGAGATTTGTGCGCAAATTCGCCGGGTGAAGGCCCTGGAGCATACCCCGATCGTGATTTTGACCGGGCACGATGGCACGATCGATCGGGTACGGGCCAAGTTGGCGCGGGCTTCCGAGTTTCTCTCGAAGGTTTCGGATAGCGGGCGAATTCTGGCGACGTTGGAACGGCACTTGCCGAGCCACAATTCCACCCGCCCACATCCACCCCATCCAGATCCGTCCCTGTCCGGTCGCACTGCCAATGGGCAAGATCAGGGGGCTGGCTTCAACCTGAATTCATCGCCCAGCGCGTTCAAGTCTGCTTTGGCCTGA